ATGGCGTTGGGCACATCGGCGTTCGCGTGCCGGATCACCAGCTCGACCGCTCCGGAGTCGGTGAACTTCACCGCGTTGGACAGGAGGTTGCGCAGCACCTGGAGCAGGCGCTGTTCGTCCGTGTGCAGCGTGGCGGGCAGCTCCGGGGACACCCGTACGGAGAAGTCGAGTCCCTTCTCCGCGGTCAGCGGCCGGAACGTGGCCTCTACGTAGTCCACCAGTTGCACCAGAGCGATGCGCGTCGGGGAGACGTCCATCTTGCCCGCCTCGACCTTGGAGAGGTCGAGGATGTCGTTGATCAGCTGCAGCAGGTCCGAGCCCGCGCCATGGATCGTCTCGGCGAACTCGACCTGCTTGGGGGTGAGGTTCGCGTCGGCGTTGTCGGCGAGCAACTTGGCAAGGATCAGCAGCGAGTTGAGCGGCGTCCGCAGCTCGTGCGACATGTTCGCGAGGAACTCGGACTTGTACCGCATCGAGACCGCGAGCTGCTCGGCGCGCTCCTCCAGGACCTGCCTGGCCTCTTCGATCTCGGTGTTCTTGACCTCGATGTCGCGGTTCTGCTGGGCGAGCAGCTCGGCCTTCTCCTCCAGCTCCGCGTTGGAGTCCTGCAGCGCCTTCTGCCGGTTCTCCAACTCAGCCGAACGCTCCCGCAGTTGCTCGGTCAGCTCCTGCGACTGCTTGAGCAGCACCTCGGTCTTCGTGTTGACGCTGATGGTGTTGACGCTTGTCGCGATCATCTCGGCGATCTGGCTGAGGAAGTCCTTCTGGATCTGCGTGAACGGCTGGAAAGCCGCCAGTTCGATCACGCCGAGGACGGTGTTCTCGAAGAGCACCGGAAGGACGATCACCTGCGCGGGCGGCGCCTCACCGAGGCCGGAGGCGATCCGCAGATAGCCGGACGGCGCGTTCTCCACGAGGATCGTGCGCCGCTCCTGGGCCGCCGTGCCGATCAGCGTCTCACCGGGCCGGAAGGATGTCGGCATGGAGCCCATGGAGTAGCCGTAACTACCCATCATGCGCAGCTCGTACGCGTCCCCGTGCTCGGCACCGGGCTCCGTGCCCTCGTCCGTGGGCATCGCCAGGAAGAAGGCGCCGTGCTGCGCGGAGACCACCGGTGTCAGCTCGCTCATGATCAGCGAGGCGACGTCCGCCAGATCGCGGCGACCCTGCATCAGACCGGAGATGCGGGCCAGGTTGCCCTTGAGCCAGTCCTGTTCCTTGTTGGCCAGGGTGGTGTCGCGGAGGTTGGCGATCATCGAGTTGATGTTGTCCTGGAGGACCTGGATCTCGCCCGCCGCGTCCACGTCGATCTTGAGGTTCAGGTCGCCGCGGGTCACCGCGGTGGCGACCTCGGCGATGGCGCGCACCTGACGGGTCAGGTTCCCGGCCATCTCGTTCACCGATTCGGTGAGGTCGCGCCATGTGCCGTCGACGTCCCGCACCCGCGCCTGACCGCCCAGCTGCCCTTCGGTGCCCACCTCGCGGGCCACGCGCGTGACCTGCTCGGCGAAGGACGACAGCTGGTCGACCATCGTGTTGATGGTGGTCTTCAGCTCCAGGATCTCGCCCCGGGCGTCGATGTCGATCTTCTTGGTCAGATCGCCCTTGGCGATCGCGGTGGTGACCATCGCGATGTTGCGGACCTGGCCGGTGAGGTTGGAGGCCATGCCGTTCACGGACTCCGTCAGGTCCTTCCACGTGCCCGACACTCCGGGCACCCGGGCCTGACCGCCGAGGATGCCGTCCGTGCCCACCTCGCGGGCCACCCGGGTCACCTCGTCCGCGAACGAACTCAGCGTCTTCACCATCGTGTTGACGGTGTCGGCGAGCTGCGCGACCTCGCCACGCGCCTCGACGGTGACCTTCTTGGTCAGGTCTCCGTTGGCGACCGCCGCCGCGACCTGGGAGATGTTGCGCACCTGGCCGGTCAGGTTGTTCGCCATCAGGTTGACGTTGTCGCTGAGGTCCTTCCAGGTGCCGGTGACGCCCGGGACCCGCGCCTGCCCGCCGAGGTTGCCCTCGGTGCCCACCTCGCGGGCCACGCGGTTGACCTGCTCGGCGAAGTTCGAGAGCTGGTCGACCATCGTGTTCACGGTGGTGACGAGTTCGAGGATCTCGCCCTTGGCGTCGACGGTGATCTTCTTGGAGAGGTCGCCCATGGCGACGGCGGTGGTGACCTCGGCGATGTTGCGGACCTGAAGGGTCAGGTTGTTCGCCATGCCGTTCACGGACTGCGTGAGGTCCTTCCAGGTGCCGGAGACACCCTGCACCTCGGCCTGGCCGCCCAGGATGCCGTCGGTGCCCACCTCTCGGGCCACCCGGGTCACCTGCTCGGCGAAGGCGGAGAGCTGGTCCACCATCGTGTTGAGGGTGTTCTTCAGCTCCAGGATCTCGCCGCGGGCGTCCACGTCGATCTTCTGCGACAGGTCACCGCGCGCCACCGCGGTCGCGACCTGCGCGATGTTGCGCACCTGGGCGGTGAGGTTGCCGGCCATGCCGTTCACGGAGTCGGTCAGGTCGCGCCACACACCGGCCACTCCGGGCACCTGCGCCTGACCGCCGAGACGGCCTTCCGTGCCCACCTCGCGGGCCACCCGGGTCACTTGGTCCGCGAAGGCGGAGAGCTGGTCGACCATCGTGTTGATGGTGTTCTTCAGCTCCAGGATCTCGCCGCGGGCGTCCACGTCGATCTTCTGGGACAGGTCACCGCGGGCGACCGCCGTCGTGACCTGGGCGATCTGGCGTACCTGGGACGTCAGGTTCCCCGCCATGAAGTTGACGGAGTCGGTGAGTTCCTTCCAGGTGCCGCTGACGCCGTCCACGCGGGCCTGGCCGCCGAGACGGCCCTCCGTACCCACGTCCCGGGCCATCCGCGTGACCTGGTCGGCGAAGGACGACAGCTGGTCCACCATCGTGTTGACGGTGTTCTTCAACTGAAGCATCTCGCCGGACACGTCGACGGTGACCTTCTGCGACAGATCGCCGTTCGCGACCGCCGTCGTCACCTGCGCGATGTTGCGGACCTGGCCCGTGAGGTTGCGGAAGGCCGTGTTGACCGAGTCCGTCAGGTCCTTCCACGTGCCCGCCGCACCCTGCACCTGCGCCTGGCCACCGAGCTCACCCTCCACACCGATCTCGCGCGCTACACGCGTCACTTCGGCACCGAAGGCGGAGAGCTGGTCCACCATCGTGTTCACGGTGTTCTTCAGCTCGAGCATCTCGCCCGCGACGTCGACGGTGACCTTCTGGGACAGATCGCCGTTGGCGACCGCCGTCGTCACCGTCGCGATGTCCCGCACCTGCGTGGTGAGGTTCCGGAAGACCGTGTTCACCGAGTCGGTGAGGTCCTTCCACGTCCCCGCCGCGCCCGGCACGTT
This Streptomyces sp. NBC_01283 DNA region includes the following protein-coding sequences:
- a CDS encoding HAMP domain-containing protein; the protein is MESGAATRGTKTRAKDGQSQSKQRKPRNGATTSVDTAALNRLLAALAAMRDGNFRKRLTVSGDDVMSEIAAVFNEVADRNLHLTGEISRVRRMVGREGKLTERLETGASEGSWAAAIDASNALVDDLVRPVSEVGRVLSAVAEGDLEQRMELRAQADEGNGHPLRGEFLKVGRTVNNLVDQLSTFTDEVTRVASEVGTEGKLGGQARVRGMSGSWKDLTDSVNTMAYRLTAQVRDIALVTTAVAKGDLSRKVTVHVAGEMLELKNTVNTMVDQLSSFSSEVTRVAREVGTEGELGGQAQVPGVAGVWKDLTDSVNLMAGNLTAQVRGIAQVTTAVANGDLSQKVTVSARGEVAQLAETINQMTETLRTFADEVTRVANEVGAEGQLGGQANVPGAAGTWKDLTDSVNTVFRNLTTQVRDIATVTTAVANGDLSQKVTVDVAGEMLELKNTVNTMVDQLSAFGAEVTRVAREIGVEGELGGQAQVQGAAGTWKDLTDSVNTAFRNLTGQVRNIAQVTTAVANGDLSQKVTVDVSGEMLQLKNTVNTMVDQLSSFADQVTRMARDVGTEGRLGGQARVDGVSGTWKELTDSVNFMAGNLTSQVRQIAQVTTAVARGDLSQKIDVDARGEILELKNTINTMVDQLSAFADQVTRVAREVGTEGRLGGQAQVPGVAGVWRDLTDSVNGMAGNLTAQVRNIAQVATAVARGDLSQKIDVDARGEILELKNTLNTMVDQLSAFAEQVTRVAREVGTDGILGGQAEVQGVSGTWKDLTQSVNGMANNLTLQVRNIAEVTTAVAMGDLSKKITVDAKGEILELVTTVNTMVDQLSNFAEQVNRVAREVGTEGNLGGQARVPGVTGTWKDLSDNVNLMANNLTGQVRNISQVAAAVANGDLTKKVTVEARGEVAQLADTVNTMVKTLSSFADEVTRVAREVGTDGILGGQARVPGVSGTWKDLTESVNGMASNLTGQVRNIAMVTTAIAKGDLTKKIDIDARGEILELKTTINTMVDQLSSFAEQVTRVAREVGTEGQLGGQARVRDVDGTWRDLTESVNEMAGNLTRQVRAIAEVATAVTRGDLNLKIDVDAAGEIQVLQDNINSMIANLRDTTLANKEQDWLKGNLARISGLMQGRRDLADVASLIMSELTPVVSAQHGAFFLAMPTDEGTEPGAEHGDAYELRMMGSYGYSMGSMPTSFRPGETLIGTAAQERRTILVENAPSGYLRIASGLGEAPPAQVIVLPVLFENTVLGVIELAAFQPFTQIQKDFLSQIAEMIATSVNTISVNTKTEVLLKQSQELTEQLRERSAELENRQKALQDSNAELEEKAELLAQQNRDIEVKNTEIEEARQVLEERAEQLAVSMRYKSEFLANMSHELRTPLNSLLILAKLLADNADANLTPKQVEFAETIHGAGSDLLQLINDILDLSKVEAGKMDVSPTRIALVQLVDYVEATFRPLTAEKGLDFSVRVSPELPATLHTDEQRLLQVLRNLLSNAVKFTDSGAVELVIRHANADVPNAIREQLLEAGSLRDADADLIAFSVSDTGIGIAGSKMRVIFEAFKQADGTTSRKYGGTGLGLSISREIARLLGGEIHAASEPGRGSTFTLYLPLHPSELPPQGYTQLAPLPGTVARPALEEGPSTAEQPPRSEPATPPRLDAMPDSGTLFRRRRRAAHASSEQPPVLPGQGVAEPQEQRSEEQWPAAGQEAPEARPGYQFGGEKVLIVDDDIRNVFALTSVLEQHGLSVLYAENGREGIEVLEQHDDVTVVLMDIMMPEMDGYATTTAIRRMPQFAGLPIIALTAKAMKGDREKAIDSGASDYVTKPVDPDHLLSVMEQWMRGE